From one Trueperella pyogenes genomic stretch:
- a CDS encoding ABC transporter substrate-binding protein codes for MNRLLRVAATAIAFALAAVSLAGCSTHSREDIRFTFSKREAIDFMQNVVNEYNSSQDRYNVKLDTSGVDIVSASFVRGNPPDLMLANYNFEVARFVERCALSDLSDTAAAKAADLATFGPLMAQYGECVGQISALPYSIMSSAVIYNKDIFAEHGLTVPRTWSELLDVANRLHEAGIDPFYATFKDEWTVGQGWFDYAIGGSIDVGKFFGKLHEAGDRVGPQSAASFQDLAAPMEKMLKLSVYTNRDAAARSYGDGNLAIAQGKAAMYLQGPWAFSEIAKSAPELNLGTFPLPMTEDPKDLAVRVNIDLALMVPADAKSLKGARDFLEYLYQPHIIHAYNASQLGFTPIVGAAAPEDPRVAGMIPYYDAGQIYQGPSVLIPKAIPVHNYAQAIIAEQNAQTYLATLDKDWSRLAYRQPKGD; via the coding sequence ATGAATCGACTGCTACGCGTGGCCGCCACAGCCATCGCTTTCGCACTCGCGGCAGTGTCGCTTGCCGGGTGCTCCACGCATTCCCGCGAAGATATTCGCTTCACCTTCTCCAAGCGTGAAGCCATCGACTTCATGCAAAACGTCGTCAACGAGTACAACTCCTCCCAGGATCGCTACAACGTCAAGCTCGACACGTCAGGCGTGGACATCGTCTCCGCCAGCTTCGTGCGCGGCAATCCGCCCGATCTCATGCTGGCCAACTACAATTTCGAGGTTGCGCGTTTCGTCGAGCGCTGCGCGCTGTCCGATCTATCTGACACTGCGGCAGCCAAGGCCGCCGATCTGGCCACTTTCGGCCCGCTCATGGCACAGTACGGCGAGTGCGTGGGCCAGATCAGCGCGCTGCCCTACTCGATCATGTCCTCAGCGGTCATCTACAACAAGGATATATTCGCCGAGCACGGCCTCACAGTTCCGCGCACGTGGAGCGAGCTCCTCGACGTCGCCAACCGTCTTCACGAAGCCGGCATTGACCCGTTCTATGCCACGTTCAAAGATGAGTGGACGGTCGGGCAGGGCTGGTTCGACTACGCGATTGGCGGCTCAATCGACGTCGGCAAATTCTTCGGCAAGCTGCACGAAGCGGGAGATCGGGTCGGGCCTCAGTCGGCGGCGTCGTTCCAGGATCTCGCCGCGCCGATGGAGAAGATGCTCAAGCTGTCCGTGTACACCAATCGCGACGCCGCAGCGCGCAGCTATGGCGACGGAAACCTCGCGATCGCGCAGGGGAAAGCCGCCATGTACCTGCAAGGGCCGTGGGCGTTCAGCGAGATCGCCAAGTCGGCTCCTGAACTCAACCTTGGCACTTTCCCGTTGCCGATGACGGAGGATCCGAAGGACTTGGCCGTGCGCGTCAACATTGACCTCGCCCTCATGGTCCCGGCCGACGCCAAGAGCCTCAAAGGCGCCCGCGACTTCCTCGAATACCTCTACCAGCCCCACATCATCCACGCCTACAACGCCTCCCAACTGGGCTTTACCCCTATCGTCGGCGCGGCCGCACCTGAAGATCCGCGGGTAGCAGGCATGATTCCCTACTACGACGCGGGCCAGATCTACCAAGGCCCCTCGGTGCTCATCCCCAAGGCGATCCCCGTCCATAACTACGCGCAGGCAATCATCGCGGAGCAAAACGCCCAGACCTACCTCGCCACCCTCGACAAAGACTGGTCGCGCCTGGCCTACCGCCAGCCGAAGGGAGACTAA
- a CDS encoding carbohydrate ABC transporter permease, whose product MSTIIPASPKARKKRRTEPVYYFFLLPSVILFTLAITIPGLMGIFYSFTDSIGIGDWKFIGLTNYKALFSDPAILQAYLFTFGFAIVTVAVVNLVAFLLALGLTAKIRFTTTLRAIFVVPMVISGIIISYVFNFLFSNSLPALGEALGVSWLETSLLANPNLAWVAIVIVTAWQAIPSTMLIYIAGLLSVPGEVYEAAEIDGASSLQKLTRVTIPLVFGYVVINMILGLKNFLNAYDIIVGLTNGGPGTATRSIAMTIISGFNGGDYAYQMANATIFFVVAIVIALLQLSATRGRNEL is encoded by the coding sequence ATGTCCACGATTATTCCTGCCTCGCCAAAGGCCAGAAAGAAACGACGCACCGAACCGGTGTACTACTTCTTCCTTTTGCCCAGCGTCATCCTCTTCACCCTCGCCATCACCATCCCCGGACTCATGGGAATCTTTTACTCTTTCACCGACTCGATCGGCATCGGCGACTGGAAGTTCATCGGCCTGACCAACTACAAGGCTCTGTTCTCCGATCCCGCAATCCTCCAGGCGTACCTGTTCACGTTTGGCTTCGCGATCGTCACGGTTGCCGTGGTCAACCTCGTCGCCTTCCTCCTCGCACTCGGGCTGACAGCCAAGATCCGTTTCACGACGACGCTGCGCGCGATCTTCGTCGTCCCCATGGTGATCTCGGGCATCATCATCTCCTACGTGTTCAACTTCCTCTTTTCCAACTCGCTGCCTGCACTAGGCGAGGCATTGGGAGTCAGTTGGCTAGAGACGTCCCTCCTAGCAAATCCGAACCTCGCCTGGGTGGCCATCGTGATCGTGACCGCCTGGCAGGCGATCCCTTCGACGATGCTCATCTACATCGCCGGATTGCTCTCTGTTCCCGGCGAGGTCTACGAGGCGGCGGAGATCGATGGCGCGTCGAGTTTGCAAAAGCTCACGCGCGTGACGATTCCGCTGGTGTTCGGGTACGTGGTCATCAACATGATCCTCGGCTTGAAGAACTTCCTCAACGCCTACGACATCATCGTCGGCCTGACCAACGGCGGCCCGGGCACAGCCACCCGTTCGATCGCGATGACGATCATCTCCGGCTTCAACGGCGGCGACTACGCCTACCAGATGGCGAACGCGACGATCTTCTTCGTCGTCGCCATCGTCATCGCACTGCTCCAACTGTCGGCCACGCGCGGAAGGAATGAGCTGTAA
- a CDS encoding carbohydrate ABC transporter permease: MLPMSSAENTPGQGARRVKPGREKISWSTTIVLMLASVTVLLPLYVTITMAFKGTAQAVDGNAFSLPNPFSISGIVEAWRLTNFPVGAGISLAVTAGTVLATVILAAFASYAIVRNWDRKLFRYSFYYLLAAMFIPFPVVALPQIQLTGRVGLDNPLGVVILATMFQLSFSVMLFTAFLRSIPQSLEESARIDGASTWQTFWKIIFPMLAPMAATVAIFAFLYAWNDFMMPSLIISDPELQTLPVRQNLFQNQFSNNYNVAFASYMMAMAPAIVAYAFTQRWVMEGVTQGAVKG; encoded by the coding sequence ATGCTTCCCATGTCGTCTGCTGAAAATACGCCCGGCCAGGGCGCGCGTCGGGTCAAACCCGGCCGCGAGAAGATCAGCTGGTCAACGACCATCGTGCTGATGCTCGCCTCAGTGACCGTCCTCCTGCCCCTCTACGTGACAATCACGATGGCGTTCAAAGGCACCGCGCAGGCCGTCGATGGCAACGCATTCTCGCTGCCGAATCCGTTCAGCATTTCCGGAATCGTGGAGGCCTGGAGACTGACGAACTTCCCCGTCGGCGCGGGTATCTCGCTCGCCGTCACGGCCGGGACCGTGCTCGCAACGGTTATCCTGGCCGCGTTCGCCTCGTACGCGATCGTGCGCAACTGGGATCGCAAGCTATTCCGCTACTCGTTCTACTACCTGCTGGCCGCGATGTTCATCCCGTTTCCGGTGGTGGCACTGCCCCAAATCCAGCTCACTGGCCGCGTGGGGCTAGACAACCCGCTCGGCGTCGTAATCCTTGCGACGATGTTCCAGCTGTCCTTCTCAGTCATGTTATTTACAGCGTTCCTGCGCTCGATTCCGCAGTCGCTTGAGGAGTCCGCCCGCATCGACGGCGCCTCCACATGGCAGACTTTCTGGAAGATTATCTTCCCGATGCTCGCGCCGATGGCCGCCACCGTGGCGATCTTCGCGTTTTTGTACGCCTGGAACGACTTCATGATGCCCTCACTCATCATTTCCGACCCCGAGCTGCAAACCCTGCCGGTACGGCAGAACTTGTTCCAAAATCAGTTCTCGAACAACTACAACGTCGCGTTTGCCTCATACATGATGGCGATGGCCCCGGCGATCGTCGCCTATGCCTTCACCCAGCGCTGGGTGATGGAGGGTGTGACGCAGGGCGCGGTCAAAGGCTGA
- a CDS encoding glycoside hydrolase family 13 protein — protein sequence MSTFPSRDGDTASAEAPWWRQAVVYQIYPRSFADSNGDGLGDLKGITSRADYLAKLGVDAVWLSPFYPSELADGGYDVIDYRDVDPRLGTLADFDEMVAALHSRGINLIVDIVPNHTSNKHVWFQEALTAGRGSAARERYVFREGKGIDGAEPPTDWVSAFGGPAWTRVDDGQWYLHLFASEQPDLNWDNREVHEEFLTTLKFWSDRGVDGFRIDVAHALAKDLTEPLPSWEELKGIPTASGRHPLFDREELGQIYAEWRALFNLYDPPRTAVAEAWVDSTRVPRYASPQSLGQAFNFDLLEADFEAEQFAPIIRHNLKLAEYSGSSSTWVLSNHDVVRHATRYGLPNPPRQSGNLAPDEKHGAAWLLTGGTDPMLERERGLRRARAATMLILGLPGSTYLYQGEELGLHEVAEIPAADRQDPTFFRTGQAEIGRDGCRVPLPWTQGGESFGFGDGPAHLPQPEWFNQCAAADGGAAGTLELYREALRLRREFQTAERLEWVESPDKTLRFRRPNGWEVLTNFGTEPIVLDEADAARVVLRSEPASPEVREAMAGESTVWLKPTN from the coding sequence ATGTCCACTTTTCCCTCCCGCGACGGAGACACAGCTTCCGCCGAAGCGCCCTGGTGGCGTCAGGCGGTGGTGTACCAGATCTACCCGCGTTCGTTCGCCGATTCAAACGGCGACGGTCTGGGCGACCTCAAAGGCATCACCTCTCGCGCCGATTACCTGGCAAAACTCGGCGTCGACGCCGTGTGGCTGAGCCCGTTCTACCCCTCCGAGCTCGCCGACGGCGGCTATGACGTGATCGATTATCGCGACGTCGATCCCAGACTGGGCACCCTTGCGGACTTCGACGAAATGGTCGCAGCGCTCCACAGCCGTGGGATCAACCTCATTGTGGATATCGTCCCGAACCACACGTCGAACAAGCACGTGTGGTTCCAGGAGGCGCTGACGGCCGGGCGCGGATCGGCGGCCCGCGAGCGCTACGTGTTCCGAGAGGGCAAGGGCATCGACGGCGCGGAGCCGCCCACGGACTGGGTCTCCGCCTTCGGCGGGCCGGCGTGGACGCGGGTGGACGATGGCCAGTGGTATCTTCACCTGTTCGCTTCCGAACAGCCCGATCTTAACTGGGACAACCGCGAGGTTCACGAGGAGTTTTTGACGACGCTGAAGTTCTGGTCCGACCGCGGCGTGGATGGGTTCCGCATCGACGTCGCACACGCGCTTGCCAAGGATCTAACCGAGCCGTTGCCATCCTGGGAGGAGCTCAAGGGGATCCCGACGGCGTCGGGCAGACACCCGCTCTTTGACCGGGAGGAACTGGGTCAGATTTACGCCGAGTGGCGCGCGCTGTTTAACCTGTACGATCCGCCGCGCACGGCCGTCGCCGAAGCGTGGGTGGATTCGACGCGCGTACCGCGCTATGCGAGCCCGCAAAGTCTGGGGCAGGCCTTCAACTTTGACCTGCTCGAGGCCGATTTCGAAGCCGAGCAATTTGCGCCGATCATCCGCCATAACCTTAAGTTGGCTGAGTATTCGGGTTCGTCTAGCACCTGGGTACTGTCTAACCACGACGTCGTTCGCCACGCCACGCGTTACGGCCTGCCGAACCCGCCGCGCCAGTCTGGGAACCTGGCACCCGACGAGAAGCATGGGGCGGCCTGGCTGCTCACCGGCGGCACCGATCCTATGCTCGAGCGCGAGCGCGGGCTGCGCAGAGCGCGGGCGGCAACCATGCTGATCCTGGGATTGCCCGGCTCGACGTATCTGTACCAGGGCGAGGAGCTGGGATTGCATGAGGTGGCGGAGATTCCGGCGGCCGACCGCCAAGATCCCACATTCTTCCGCACAGGTCAGGCCGAGATCGGGCGTGACGGCTGCCGCGTACCACTGCCGTGGACGCAGGGCGGGGAGTCATTTGGGTTTGGGGATGGGCCTGCCCATCTCCCCCAGCCGGAGTGGTTCAACCAGTGCGCTGCTGCCGACGGCGGAGCTGCGGGCACGCTTGAGCTCTACCGGGAGGCGTTGAGATTGCGCCGCGAGTTTCAGACCGCGGAGCGGCTCGAATGGGTGGAATCCCCGGATAAGACGCTGCGCTTCCGCCGCCCGAACGGCTGGGAAGTCCTCACCAACTTTGGCACCGAGCCGATTGTGTTAGACGAGGCAGACGCGGCGCGAGTGGTGTTGAGGTCAGAGCCTGCTAGCCCGGAGGTAAGGGAGGCGATGGCCGGTGAGTCGACGGTGTGGCTGAAGCCGACGAATTGA
- a CDS encoding helix-turn-helix transcriptional regulator produces the protein MDLNQIFARHLKAARKKRDITQEHLADLLGVSRQAVSKWENGDGYPEVEKLILLSRELRVSLDSLFALHVASDTDEAEANESTAEASVPASSPYVRLIQPSERIAISSYDGEKLCLCYDVRATRSIGSGEIKYALLAITEKGFWNRKEEIIGWYTDLDAVKKEIKAVHAAIAAGETRYQLQFFTPVEVKGMFGAPRVISESRES, from the coding sequence GTGGACCTCAATCAAATCTTTGCAAGACATCTGAAGGCTGCGCGGAAGAAGCGGGACATCACCCAGGAGCATCTTGCGGACTTGCTTGGTGTGTCGCGTCAAGCGGTGTCGAAATGGGAAAACGGAGATGGCTATCCAGAGGTAGAGAAATTGATCTTGCTTTCACGCGAACTCCGGGTATCTCTCGATAGTCTCTTTGCTCTGCACGTAGCTTCGGACACGGACGAGGCCGAAGCGAACGAATCGACGGCCGAGGCGAGCGTGCCGGCGTCCTCCCCGTATGTTCGCCTGATACAGCCCTCGGAACGGATCGCCATCTCTTCCTACGACGGCGAGAAGCTGTGCCTGTGCTACGATGTGCGCGCAACGCGGTCGATCGGTTCAGGCGAGATCAAGTATGCGCTCCTTGCTATTACCGAGAAAGGATTTTGGAACCGCAAAGAGGAGATCATCGGCTGGTACACCGACCTCGATGCCGTCAAGAAAGAAATCAAAGCCGTCCATGCGGCGATCGCAGCAGGTGAGACCCGCTACCAGCTCCAGTTCTTTACACCGGTGGAAGTGAAGGGAATGTTCGGGGCACCGCGAGTGATTAGCGAATCGAGGGAGTCGTAA
- a CDS encoding Abi family protein — protein MHSKLTAKPFLCLSQQAELLVQRGLIVADLCQSEDFLRVNNYYRFSGYAPEFQESPREQKNAFVRGITLDRIRDLMELDRQLRQLILEALERIEVTTRSAFAYESGKTYGEGAFYLEKENYLDKTPDLEIHLNKIRSQLMRSGQPAVARYRDGDNLSRVPICVAVETLSFGTLAKMCQYLRDDHAVKATADSLSIQKTSFSDTLHAFSNLRNRCAHYGQLWNRSFDIAFKVLPKEKKNAPTFKHPGSYGGILVIRRWLRCSIRVLTGLTE, from the coding sequence ATGCACTCAAAATTGACAGCAAAGCCCTTTCTCTGTTTGAGCCAGCAGGCAGAATTGTTAGTTCAACGCGGCCTTATTGTTGCCGACCTGTGCCAGTCGGAAGATTTTCTTCGCGTCAATAATTATTACCGCTTCAGCGGCTATGCTCCGGAGTTTCAGGAATCTCCAAGAGAACAAAAGAACGCTTTTGTTCGCGGGATAACGCTGGATCGAATCCGCGATCTCATGGAATTGGACCGGCAACTTCGGCAGCTTATTCTGGAAGCTCTGGAGCGCATTGAAGTCACCACGCGGTCGGCTTTTGCATACGAATCAGGAAAAACATACGGGGAGGGAGCTTTCTATCTGGAGAAAGAAAACTATCTCGACAAAACTCCGGATCTAGAAATACATCTCAATAAAATACGTTCGCAGCTCATGCGAAGCGGGCAACCCGCTGTGGCACGTTACCGAGATGGAGACAATCTTTCGCGAGTACCGATCTGCGTAGCCGTCGAAACTCTCAGTTTCGGTACACTCGCGAAAATGTGCCAATATCTTCGCGACGACCACGCAGTTAAAGCGACGGCTGATTCTCTCTCAATCCAAAAGACAAGCTTCTCGGATACTCTCCACGCATTTTCAAATCTGCGAAATCGGTGTGCTCACTATGGCCAGCTCTGGAACAGGTCATTCGATATCGCCTTTAAGGTTCTTCCGAAGGAAAAGAAGAACGCGCCGACCTTCAAGCACCCCGGCAGCTACGGTGGCATTCTCGTGATTAGGCGGTGGCTGCGCTGTTCGATCAGAGTTCTGACTGGTTTGACAGAGTGA
- a CDS encoding type II toxin-antitoxin system RelE/ParE family toxin, whose product MKLAFSPLAKVDLSNIRDHTEEKWGPCQAELYLRELQTSLESLTDFPLRDRLRKELESACRSLTGSQHVIFYRCEDDAVVVVRILQRHMDIDSRLSDS is encoded by the coding sequence GTGAAACTCGCTTTCTCACCACTAGCCAAGGTTGACCTGTCAAATATCAGGGATCATACGGAAGAAAAATGGGGACCCTGCCAGGCGGAGCTGTATCTGCGAGAACTCCAGACTAGCTTAGAGAGCTTGACAGATTTTCCTCTGCGCGACCGCCTCCGCAAAGAACTTGAATCAGCGTGCCGCAGCCTGACAGGCAGTCAACACGTTATCTTCTATCGGTGCGAAGACGACGCCGTGGTAGTCGTACGAATTCTCCAGCGTCATATGGATATTGATTCTCGTTTGTCAGATTCCTAG
- the cas2e gene encoding type I-E CRISPR-associated endoribonuclease Cas2e, with protein sequence MLVLTVTAVPAGLRGDLTKWLMEIAPGVFVGTPSARIREQIWARTVALCKDGRAIMVCSADNEQGMTFRTHRHDWEPADFDGLTLMIRPDGGQNSQNNQRRTGWSDARHLRKKY encoded by the coding sequence ATGCTTGTTCTCACAGTGACCGCGGTACCTGCAGGTCTGCGGGGCGACCTCACGAAATGGCTTATGGAGATCGCACCAGGAGTGTTTGTGGGGACTCCAAGCGCGCGGATACGGGAGCAGATCTGGGCACGCACCGTCGCACTTTGTAAAGACGGCCGGGCAATCATGGTTTGCTCCGCGGATAACGAGCAGGGAATGACGTTTCGAACCCATCGACACGATTGGGAACCCGCAGACTTTGATGGTTTGACCTTAATGATTCGGCCAGATGGTGGACAGAATTCTCAGAACAATCAGCGAAGAACGGGATGGTCGGACGCTAGGCATCTACGCAAAAAGTATTGA
- the cas1e gene encoding type I-E CRISPR-associated endonuclease Cas1e, giving the protein MENRLSFLYVERAVINRDGNALTIQDSRGIAHVPATQIAVVLMGPGTRVTYAAMALLGDAGASAVWVGEKGVRYYAHGRPAAKTAKFAEAHAKIWSNQRSRLRCARRMYAKRFPDENIEHLTMAQLRGREGARMKTIYAVEAQRTGVQWTRRSYDPNDFESGDSINRALTEGSAALYGIAHAVIVGLGFIPALGIIHSGTDRAFVYDVADLYKAEISIPAAFEAVAESAQGDELNVRKRIRDKVVSARLMQRMVRDIQEVMEISEEDAYVDADLFLWNDLEVIPAGINWGSWS; this is encoded by the coding sequence ATGGAGAACAGGCTCTCTTTCCTTTACGTCGAGCGAGCGGTGATCAACAGAGACGGGAATGCTCTCACCATTCAGGATTCACGCGGAATCGCCCACGTTCCGGCGACCCAGATCGCCGTCGTACTCATGGGTCCCGGAACAAGGGTGACCTATGCGGCGATGGCGCTTCTGGGCGACGCCGGAGCTTCGGCGGTTTGGGTGGGAGAGAAAGGCGTTCGCTACTATGCCCATGGTCGGCCGGCTGCAAAAACAGCAAAATTCGCTGAGGCACACGCGAAAATTTGGTCGAATCAGCGCTCGCGATTAAGGTGCGCTCGGCGAATGTATGCTAAGCGGTTTCCTGACGAAAATATCGAACACTTGACCATGGCACAGCTTCGGGGCAGGGAAGGTGCACGTATGAAAACAATCTATGCCGTTGAGGCCCAGCGCACAGGGGTTCAATGGACACGAAGGTCTTATGACCCGAACGATTTCGAATCGGGTGACTCGATCAATCGGGCTTTGACCGAAGGATCAGCGGCATTGTACGGAATTGCCCATGCAGTAATCGTTGGGCTTGGTTTCATACCCGCGCTCGGGATTATTCACTCGGGAACTGATCGTGCGTTCGTGTACGACGTCGCCGATCTCTATAAAGCAGAAATATCTATTCCTGCTGCCTTTGAAGCGGTTGCGGAGAGCGCGCAAGGCGACGAACTCAACGTTCGCAAACGTATTCGAGATAAAGTGGTTTCTGCGCGGCTTATGCAACGGATGGTTCGCGATATTCAAGAGGTTATGGAAATTTCGGAAGAAGACGCCTACGTCGACGCCGATCTGTTCCTCTGGAACGATCTGGAAGTGATCCCTGCTGGAATTAATTGGGGTTCGTGGAGTTGA
- the cas6e gene encoding type I-E CRISPR-associated protein Cas6/Cse3/CasE: MATFTRVQLNPARRQGQKYLNNPQALHAAVRASFPSDVVVKNERILWRLDQRGHQHTLYIVGPEMPTAAHIVEEAGWEVRPQETADYDRLLTRIQKGQEWNFELLANPTKTINRGRDRRGRVVAHLSILEQMKWLFGKAESLGVDFGSAEQPTFQVTESKTLNFTKMRGDGTERDRVHLVTARFTGSLKVVDSDRLRHGLVNGIGRAKGYGCGLLTLARGNV; encoded by the coding sequence ATGGCTACCTTCACTCGAGTGCAACTCAATCCGGCACGCCGCCAAGGGCAGAAATACCTGAACAATCCACAGGCACTGCATGCTGCGGTGCGAGCAAGTTTCCCGAGCGACGTCGTCGTCAAGAACGAACGCATCCTGTGGCGTCTCGATCAGCGAGGGCATCAGCATACCCTTTACATAGTTGGCCCAGAAATGCCAACCGCAGCACACATCGTCGAAGAAGCTGGTTGGGAAGTTCGTCCGCAGGAAACTGCCGACTACGATCGGTTGCTCACGCGAATTCAAAAAGGCCAAGAATGGAACTTCGAGTTGTTAGCTAATCCGACTAAGACGATCAACCGGGGCCGGGATCGGCGTGGCAGAGTTGTGGCGCATCTCAGCATCCTGGAGCAGATGAAATGGCTGTTTGGAAAGGCTGAATCACTTGGTGTTGATTTCGGTTCTGCGGAACAGCCCACCTTCCAAGTCACGGAAAGCAAGACTCTCAACTTCACCAAGATGAGGGGCGACGGGACTGAGCGGGATCGCGTACATCTGGTGACTGCGCGGTTTACTGGAAGTCTAAAGGTCGTTGACTCGGACAGGCTGCGGCATGGCCTAGTCAACGGGATAGGGCGGGCCAAGGGATATGGTTGCGGCTTGCTCACACTAGCGCGAGGCAATGTGTAG
- the cas5e gene encoding type I-E CRISPR-associated protein Cas5/CasD: MQHSLLLLLKGPLQSWGDESRYRTRATGSTPSKSGVIGLLASALGRERTAPLDDLVRLDFAVRVDQPGTLLHDYQTAQPWQKNPNDPAALVTRYFLADAAFVAAVGSEDRGELEGFHRALREPAYPLFLGRRSCPAPARLDLGIVDKPVVDALLDHDVWHATATHKKESARQVELPIYRDGKPGEIGVARQDVPVSFAQRRREYDWRTVVFAGSKIIQNGKSMNRDPYFDEVIS; this comes from the coding sequence ATGCAACATTCTCTACTTTTATTGCTCAAGGGGCCTTTGCAATCGTGGGGTGACGAGTCGCGATACAGGACCAGAGCAACCGGTTCCACGCCGAGCAAATCCGGTGTGATTGGCCTGTTAGCTTCTGCACTTGGTCGAGAGCGGACCGCACCGTTGGACGACCTCGTTCGACTCGATTTCGCGGTGCGGGTCGACCAGCCAGGCACGTTGTTGCACGACTACCAGACGGCTCAGCCCTGGCAGAAGAATCCGAATGATCCCGCCGCATTAGTAACTCGATATTTCTTGGCAGACGCGGCTTTTGTAGCCGCGGTCGGCAGCGAAGACCGGGGTGAGCTGGAAGGGTTTCACCGCGCCTTACGCGAACCGGCGTATCCGCTATTCCTTGGCCGTCGATCATGCCCAGCGCCAGCCCGGCTAGACCTTGGAATTGTCGATAAACCGGTAGTTGATGCCCTGCTTGACCACGACGTCTGGCATGCAACCGCTACACACAAGAAAGAATCTGCTCGGCAAGTGGAACTGCCGATCTATCGTGACGGCAAACCGGGTGAAATCGGCGTTGCGAGACAAGATGTTCCCGTTTCTTTTGCCCAGCGGCGCCGTGAGTATGACTGGCGAACTGTGGTCTTTGCGGGTTCGAAGATTATTCAGAACGGAAAAAGCATGAACCGCGATCCGTACTTTGATGAGGTGATTTCCTGA
- the cas7e gene encoding type I-E CRISPR-associated protein Cas7/Cse4/CasC produces the protein MTLVIDIHALQTVPPSLINRDDTGAPKSAIFGGVPRQRVSSQAWKRAIRRYFENEIGQEAVGLRSRNLPEVIVNRVMEISPEFGLEEAIEGVQNLFKAPGAKQGIKLVEPKVSKDGEDSDNQSPYPTTAALLFLSPHQIERAAQAIVDADGEKITKAEATDILDTKHSVDMAMFGRMLADAPAFNIDASVQVAHAIGVHESEPEFDYYTAVDDVLEDAEEIGAGMIGTTQMMSSTLYRFATINVEGLATNLGNVDMANEAAVLFIRAFIESMPTGKQNSFANNTLPELVYVAVRNTRSVSLVNAFEDPVGREDSTRRRAAAEALAQEARDIEEVYGMKPLAAYVLATGELGEPFSGLAENVTFQKLSEKVGEVLATAKVE, from the coding sequence ATGACACTCGTGATTGATATTCACGCGCTACAGACGGTGCCACCGAGCCTCATCAACCGTGACGACACCGGAGCGCCAAAATCCGCTATTTTTGGTGGAGTTCCGCGCCAGCGGGTCTCATCTCAGGCCTGGAAGCGGGCGATTAGACGGTATTTCGAGAATGAAATAGGTCAGGAAGCTGTCGGCTTGCGTTCGCGTAATCTTCCAGAGGTTATCGTGAACAGAGTGATGGAAATCTCCCCCGAATTTGGGTTGGAAGAGGCTATTGAGGGTGTGCAGAATCTCTTTAAGGCTCCCGGTGCGAAGCAGGGGATCAAACTAGTTGAGCCCAAGGTTTCGAAAGATGGCGAGGACTCTGATAACCAGTCGCCCTATCCCACCACGGCTGCGCTCTTGTTCTTGAGTCCACATCAGATTGAACGAGCAGCCCAGGCAATCGTTGACGCTGATGGTGAAAAAATCACCAAGGCAGAGGCTACAGACATTCTTGACACCAAACACTCTGTTGATATGGCGATGTTTGGCAGAATGCTGGCGGATGCACCCGCTTTCAACATCGACGCCTCTGTGCAGGTCGCGCATGCTATCGGCGTTCACGAGTCAGAACCCGAGTTTGACTACTACACGGCCGTCGACGACGTCCTCGAAGACGCGGAGGAGATTGGGGCGGGGATGATTGGCACCACTCAGATGATGTCATCAACGCTGTACCGGTTTGCCACGATCAACGTCGAAGGCCTTGCAACAAATCTCGGAAATGTGGATATGGCGAACGAGGCGGCGGTTCTTTTCATTAGGGCGTTTATTGAGTCCATGCCCACCGGCAAGCAGAATTCTTTTGCGAACAATACGCTTCCCGAACTCGTCTACGTCGCAGTCCGGAACACAAGGTCAGTCTCGCTCGTCAACGCCTTCGAAGACCCGGTGGGACGGGAAGACTCCACCCGTCGTCGGGCTGCTGCCGAAGCGCTTGCGCAAGAAGCTCGCGACATCGAGGAAGTGTACGGCATGAAACCGCTTGCCGCGTACGTTCTCGCGACGGGGGAACTGGGTGAGCCGTTTTCCGGGCTCGCGGAAAACGTGACATTCCAGAAGCTCTCCGAGAAGGTTGGCGAGGTTCTTGCTACAGCTAAGGTGGAATAG